From the genome of Opisthocomus hoazin isolate bOpiHoa1 chromosome 8, bOpiHoa1.hap1, whole genome shotgun sequence, one region includes:
- the TASOR2 gene encoding protein TASOR 2 isoform X3: MKAIIKYLQDQGVLILLTSSALARDDGFDPKEPVSLLALFLFTSSRSVCLRAENHDPKDKREDSDESGISLKIASVLPGLRYALQKATSSSWEDTVGTSVRIKQHFQEYAKLDQNPQPTSGQTSEIPLSSLLSPTEDECTNPFRKCSEQYFSQLQRYLSDPSGYTLEMSAALGCLSGAVQSLCCHSEADCKVEFSSVVPHPIPRNTAVEIKVTSENPKPTVGLDQSGEGPTKDPDSTSKLWVQQSRRKSSRAVVTSTRKKWSPLKMQMHPTGDSSRNRKVTKKKKINISFSFPKKPGLTASSSEPMLKLANLQFPHRRKRGAEVLSAEFVHKTQSEPDQKKTSARDDPGLETKRPKTLKSPDIKKVPVAETVTKPGKSKTLRSVANSPSKPQAKKQAESEWKEPFSVLPSEVSSQCHGADGQTSEFYPGGVADLGFDLKGNDYESHALNLLADLALGSCVPSFIPRDSGIVAVSCSPSGDSAKEQQSHRKHKSLRVASDHEYHRVDKLEKGATSPSKASPNQKLPPAEKIDLNDVNSIPREKSPGIFSKKNSASPSPAKPQALPPRETQEAVEVNKHSFISVEHSYASQMPEHSKKHLYPRGAPYPGPAPSRNGTRNARAGPLVGKVLPFRHQQNSTHHQRPFEAVTTKRRSSLLCPRLKEDFAKSHAVNVCGESLKVTCHWEAEYLFNLDSRYTNDALEKTVIRALHGPWDPDLPDDVEEMKLILHMWVALFYSKPSKLLSSTRKVVEHSNPKKYVSITSTGDFLELSDDGEDSFGLETCPADSHSDPDQTPSSSLDRSTRWQGPFRPEENAADSQTDADGTPGVVDSTVSSSSGELPYGEEEPSSTSCSESLSLIEHADESLAVKNRHPVFAPEERAHDVSTVTVEELPKEGLPDATIAPSPSDELGDAGKPRAAPGRENPGSQAPNSSTAPWRDAPCVLHGCGEQQESGWAAGSGGGPGPPDDRQSMGDTGRCAEVEDGSWAPSDGPQRGCGSVPSEANPESAKPDGVSEEGRESEDPFGHPEEQEEEVEKGQKEKEDSEYESMVLRPVDLAFSESGDANMEHEHGEQKRVNSACPKDFGIPGEDPVPSPAALASPCPGRSTPVLSEGTGTETGPQGLPGEMAPSLDMLREPWQALAAPDAEGNGAGLAHAGSPADTGSPSDSGLMLPLPSGPSLVCGAQPDGITGDVGRGGETLGDGLEQKDEDRAPSAETPAPAGSEAAGPAGLESSCGQGLSPTLSPDSSSVCLASPDGATDPGAAPEEQEGMASIQSSSQGDLGGSSCLSRRCGGDVYADLTFLSTGESNQEGNKVLVEEQPSSPSANHTDVLDESSGAGDGQGFAFDCTALAGDSEAGESDAVCLSAEKSPGSDKTNTVMVANAPQEPETPLHHLLQSEPSSSVAQEVSAMKEHPEQQQSSPDSLSPPAHAGSAPASPPQQDPLPRGGDADPPHHLLERSEQGPALCPNGKPCEQVGAAAVSVAAERLDGSLKPRCAEEVKKDTGPCHAEPAASSPADVLVPGDAGSMPSPPLHGHKAGLHGAEPDSVLSVHPETLSPGTSLAPDGDPWSCCVGTCSGCASPGDQAADVVGSREEEPVLPEGSGGSSVPLASPASSSAGELLLPPCEPQSVCSRGEHEDEGSDTFADLHRAGVEVGEGEIPTLPFPMSPLHAHRGLSGESLELSDAEDISDVLPRAEKLCNKDRHTGLTFEDLSESFSSDSDQECFGGTSQSLLMARGSYSVRSMDAAGTRTRCDSSSVSSVHTEGSSKDWGSERGWFWPERGWPIGPGESGSGHVPPYVSIRDSQGIAKDYQNFMVTKRYQERMGNLQLSKRRSRCAGQSHLLRSLRGTWRGFEEITQHTLNMECLRFHYKLKQILRSGKPPFSTSKSIFPKDFFPQVMSETLPVQEAPVPPSPRSRSPLQVTILPSDTWLSGLGCHRRRDWRRDPCTPWRDTLCDERSRTRSRTASWGCAAPFHLSKLKYDNKLKDSRGDIGIILDEYAELNRVMLSRADVGTEGQGPVPAHGDAARERSCASLPGRMAAFEEMIPDLCSTLRFHLRSVAKEACGRAGMFYLVETGKDPFFARVKTLLKKDGRVEIEPRSFCEAKRSPDADRLLVVIRNEDIASHIHNVPCLLTLKHCPNVAFAGVDSPEDVTGRTYQELFHTGGFVVSDGEVLETVTLGQLKEVAKVLEKLNRSGRWKWLLHYKESKKLREDVRVDARKKHLILKSCQGAGLVEVLHYHACDAGSSPRSECVRCLLNLQVQHASARFAVYLTEKPGSSREVLESKGILVADVATFLGTVQKAAAPFRRSYW, translated from the exons GCAATCATCAAATATTTGCAAGATCAAGGAGTCCTTATTCTCCTCACGTCCTCTGCCTTGGCGCGAGACGATG GTTTTGACCCTAAGGAGCCCGTCAGCCTCCTGGCCCTGTTTCTGTTCACCTCGTCCCGGTCGGTGTGCCTGAGAG CTGAAAACCACGATCCAAAAGATAAAAGGGAAGATAGTGACGAGAGTGGCATCTCATTAAAAATAGCTTCAGTTTTGCCTGGACTTCGCTATGCCTTACAGAAAGCCACCAGTTCTTCGTGGGAAGACACGGTTGGTACCAGTGTACGCATCAAACAGCACTTCCAGGAATACGCAAAGCTTGATCAAAATCCACAGCCCACCTCTGGCCAAACCAGTGAAATTcccctttcttctctcctctcacCAACTGAGGATGAATGTACTAATCCCTTCAGAAAATGCTCAGAGCAAtacttctcccagctgcagcgTTACCTCTCCGATCCCAGCGGCTACACTCTGGAAATGTCGGCTGCCTTAGGATGTTTGTCTGGTGCTGTTCAGTCTCTTTGCTGCCATTCGGAGGCAGATTGTAAAGTGGAATTCTCTTCAGTTGTGCCACACCCTATTCCTCGCAACACAGCAGTGGAAATAAAAGTCACAAGTGAAAACCCAAAGCCCACTGTGGGGCTGGACCAGAGTGGTGAAGGGCCCACAAAAGATCCCGACTCAACCAGCAAGCTATgggtgcagcagagcaggaggaaatcCAGCCGAGCCGTTGTGACCAGCACCAGAAAGAAGTGGTCACCCCTCAAGATGCAAATGCATCCTACAGGGGACAGCAGCAGGAACAGGAAAGTAAccaagaagaagaaaatcaacatctctttctcttttccgAAAAAGCCAGGGCTCACAGCCAGTTCCAGCGAGCCCATGCTTAAATTAGCCAATTTGCAGTTTCCTCACAGAAGGAAAAGAG GTGCGGAGGTCCTGTCTGCAGAATTTGTGCACAAAACACAGTCTGAACCTGACCAGAAGAAAACCTCAGCTCGCGACGATCCTGGCTTGGAAACAAAGAGACCAAAGACACTGAAGAGCCCAGACATCAAAAAGGTTCCTGTTGCTGAGACTGTCACGAAGCCAGGGAAAAGCAAGACGCTAAGAAGTGTGGCTAACAGCCCATCGAAACCTCAAgccaaaaagcaagcagaaagtg AGTGGAAGGAGCCATTCTCTGTCCTCCCGAGCGAAGTTTCTTCCCAGTGCCACGGAGCGGATGGCCAAACGAGCGAGTTTTACCCAGGCGGGGTTGCTGATCTCGGTTTCGATCTGAAGGGGAATGACTACGAGTCCCACGCCTTGAACTTGCTGGCTGATCTGGCTCTGGGGTCTTGTGTTCCTTCGTTTATCCCCAGGGACAGCGGGATCGTCGCtgtgtcctgcagcccctccggCGACTctgcaaaggagcagcagagTCACCGCAAGCACAAATCCTTACGAGTTGCTTCTGACCACGAATACCACAGGGTGGACAAGCTTGAAAAGGGAGCCACCTCTCCTAGCAAAGCATCGCCGAACCAGAAGCTTCCTCCTGCTGAAAAAATAGACTTAAATGACGTGAATTCTATTCCCAGGGAGAAAAGCCCTGGGATTTTCAGCAAGAAGAACAGTGCGAGCCCCAGCCCTGCAAAACCCCAAGCGTTGCCTCCAAGAGAGACTCAAGAAGCCGTTGAGGTGAACAAGCACTCCTTCATCTCTGTTGAGCACTCGTACGCCTCGCAGATGCCTGAGCACTCAAAGAAACACTTGTATCCCAGAGGTGCTCCCTACCCCGGACCAGCACCCTCCAGAAACGGAACCAGGAACGCCCGAGCAGGACCTTTGGTTGGGAAAGTCCTGCCTTTCCGCCACCAGCAGAACAGCACCCACCACCAGCGGCCCTTCGAGGCTGTGACGACGAAGCGCAggagcagcctgctctgccccAGACTGAAGGAGGACTTCGCCAAGTCCCACGCAGTGAACGTCTGCGGCGAGTCCCTGAAGGTGACGTGCCACTGGGAGGCAGAGTATCTCTTCAATCTGGACAGCAGGTACACCAATGATGCCCTGGAGAAAACAGTCATCCGCGCCCTGCACGG GCCCTGGGATCCTGACCTGCCCGACGACGTGGAAGAGATGAAGCTGATACTTCATATGTGGGTGGCTCTCTTCTACAGCAAACCCAGCAAGCTCCTGAGCAGCACGAGGAAGGTGGTGGAGCACAGCAACCCCAAGAAGTATGTCTCAATAACCAGCACTGGGGACTTTCTTGAGCTGAGTGATGATGGCGAGGACAGTTTTGGCTTGGAGACGTGCCCTGCGGACTCTCACTCAGACCCTGACCAGACTCCCAGCAGCTCTCTGGATCGCAGCACACGTTGGCAGGGACCCTTCCGCCCAGAGGAGAATGCTGCAGACTCTCAGACTGATGCTGATGGGACTCCTGGTGTTGTCGATAGCACGGTATCGTCTTCTTCAGGGGAGCTGCCCTACGGGGAGGAGGAGCCTTCCTCCACAAGCTGTTCCGAAAGCCTTTCCCTCATTGAACATGCGGAtgagagcctggctgtgaaaAACAGGCATCCAGTGTTTGCTCCTGAGGAGCGTGCGCATGACGTCTCGACCGTCACTGTG GAGGAGCTGCCCAAGGAGGGACTGCCGGACGCTACGATCGCCCCCAGCCCTTCTGATGAGCTCGGCGACGCTGGCAAGCCCCGAGCTGCGCCGGGCAGGGAAAACCCGGGCAGCCAAGCCCCGAATTCCAGTACAGCTCCCTGGAGAGATGCCCCATGCGTGCTGCATGGATGTGGAGAGCAGCAGGAGAGCGGGTGGGCAGCAGGGTCGGGGGGTggccccggccctcccgacgaCAGGCAGAGCATGGGAGACACTGGACGCTGTGCGGAGGTTGAGGATGGCAGCTGGGCCCCCAGCGACGGGCCACAACGTGGCTGTGGTTCAGTGCCCTCAGAAGCAAATCCCGAAAGTGCAAAACCCGATGGAGTCAGTGAGGAAGGGAGGGAATCAGAAGACCCTTTCGGACATccagaagagcaggaggaagaggtggagaagggacaaaaagagaaagaggacTCTGAATATGAAAGCATGGTTCTGAGGCCTGTTGATTTAGCATTTTCTGAAAGCGGTGATGCCAACATGGAGCATGAACACGGTGAGCAGAAGCGAGTGAATTCGGCATGTCCGAAGGACTTTGGCATTCCTGGAGAGGACCCTGTACCCAGCCCCGCTGCCTTagcatccccctgcccaggcagATCAACACCAGTGCTGTCAGAAGGGACTGGGACTGAGACTGGCCCTCAAGGGCTTCCTGGTGAGATGGCACCAAGCCTGGACATGCTGCGGGAGCCCTGGCAGGCTCTGGCCGCCCCAGATGCAGAGGGAAACGGTGCTGGTTTGGCACACGCAGGCAGTCCAGCCGACACAGGGTCACCCAGCGACAGCGGCTTGATGCTGCCGTTGCCGTCTGGTCCGAGCCTTGTCTGTGGGGCGCAGCCAGACGGCATCACAGGCGACGTGGGACGCGGCGGAGAGACGCTCGGGGATGGCTTGGAGCAGAAAGACGAGGATCGCGCGCCCTCTGCAGAAACGCCGGCGCCTGCCGGGAGCGAAGCTGCTGGCCCAGCTGGCCTCGAGTCGTCATGCGGCCAGGGACTGTCACCGACTTTGTCCCCTGACTCCAGCTCTGTCTGCCTCGCATCTCCTGATGGAGCAACAGACCCGGGGGCCGCTcccgaggagcaggagggcatGGCAAGCATCCAGTCTTCATCCCAGGGCGACCTGGGAGGGAGCAGCTGCCTTTCCCGAAGGTGTGGAGGCGACGTTTATGCCGACCTCACTTTTCTGAGCACTGGTGAATCAAACCAAGAAGGGAACAAGGTTTTGGTGGAAGAACAGCCTAGCAGCCCTTCTGCCAACCACACAGACGTGCTGGATGAGTCCTCGGGAGCGGGTGATGGGCAGGGCTTTGCCTTCGACTGTACGGCCTTAGCAGGTGACTCTGAAGCTGGGGAGAGCGATGCTGTGTGCCTCAGCGCAGAGAAGTCCCCCGGGAGCGACAAAACTAACACAGTGATGGTGGCTAACGCACCGCAGGAGCCGGAGACCCCTCTTCATCACCTCCTGCAATCAGAGCCCTCCTCCTCGGTGGCACAGGAGGTGTCTGCCATGAAGGAGCATcccgagcagcagcagagctccccAGACAGCCTGTCCCCGCCTGCCCACGCAGGCTCGGCTCCTGCATCTCCCCCCCAGCAGGACCCTCTCCCCCGTGGCGGAGACGCAGACCCCCCCCACCACTTGTTAGAGCGGAGCGAGCAGGGTCCAGCCCTGTGCCCAAACGGGAAGCCCTGCGAGCAGGTAGGTGCTGCAGCAGTGAGTGTGGCTGCTGAGAGGCTGGATGGCTCCTTAAAGCCCAGATGTGCAGAAGAGGTGAAAAAAGACACGGGTCCGTGCCATGCAGAGCCAGCGGCGAGCTCCCCCGCAGATGTGCTTGTGCCAGGTGACGCGGGATCgatgccttctcctcctctgcatgGTCACAAGGCAGGTCTGCACGGTGCCGAGCCGGACTCGGTCCTCAGTGTGCACCCCGAGACGCTCTCTCCTGGCACGAGTCTGGCTCCGGATGGTGACCCGTGGTCCTGCTGCGTGGGCACCTGCTCTGGgtgtgccagccctggggaccaAGCAGCAGATGTGGTAGGGAGCCGTGAGGAGGAACCCGTCCTGCCTGAGGGTTCAGGAGGAAGCAGTGTTCCTCTTGCCAGTCCTGCGTCGTCTTCAGCAGGGGAGTTGCTCCTGCCGCCGTGtgagccccagtctgtgtgcagcCGGGGTGAGCACGAGGACGAGGGATCCGATACGTTTGCTGATCTGCATCGTGCCGGTgtggaggtgggagagggagaaATCCCCACTCTCCCCTTCCCCATGTCACCTTTACATGCACACAGGGGGCTCTCTGGAGAAAGCCTGGAGCTTAGCGACGCTGAGGATATTTCAGACGTGCTCCCGAGGGCAGAGAAGCTCTGCAACAAAGACAGACACACGGGCTTGACCTTTGAAGATCTGTCTGAGTCTTTTTCCAGCGACTCAGACCAGGAGTGTTTTGGGGGGACTTCACAGTCCCTGCTTATGGCCAGAGGTTCCTACAGCGTGAGATCCATGGATGCCGCAGGCACGAGGACTCGCTGCGACTCCTCCTCCGTCAGCTCGGTGCACACGGAGGGGAGCAGCAAGGACTGGGGCTCGGAGCGGGGCTGGTTCTGGCCTGAGCGTGGCTGGCCGATCGGCCCGGGGGAATCTGGCAGCGGTCACGTTCCACCGTATGTCAGTATTAGGGACAGCCAGGGGATCGCCAAGGACTACCAGAACTTCATGGTCACCAAAAGGTACCAGGAGAGGATGGGAAATTTGCAGCTTTCGAAGAGGCGCAGCCGCTGTGCTGGGCAGTCTCATTTGTTGAGGTCactgagagggacttggagggGTTTTGAGGAAATCACACAGCACACTTTGAACATGGAGTGTCTCCGTTTCCACTATAAGCTAAAACAAATCCTAAGGAGTGGGAAACCACCCTTTTCTACCTCCAAAAGCATCTTTccaaaagacttttttccccaggTGATGTCCGAGACATTGCCTGTGCAAGAAGCTCCTGTCCCACCCTCCCCACGGAGCAGGAGCCCTTTGCAGGTGACGATCCTGCCCTCGGACACGTGGCTGAGCGGGCTCGGCTGCCACCGGCGAAGAGACTGGCGCAGGGACCCATGTACCCCATGGCGGGACACCCTCTGCGATGAGAGGAGCAGAACCAGATCCCGAACCGCCAGCTGGGGCTGCGCGGCTCCCTTCCACCTCAGCAAGCTCAAATACGATAATAAGCTAAAGGACTCGCGGGGGGACATCGGCATCATCCTCGACGAGTACGCTGAGCTCAACAGGGTGATGCTGAGCAGGGCTGATGTGGGGACCGAGGGCCAAGGGCCGGTCCCGGCGCATGGGGACGCTGCGAGGGAGCGGTCGTGCGCGTCCCTCCCCGGGAGGATGGCCGCCTTCGAGGAGATGATCCCAGACCTGTGCAGCACGCTGCGTTTCCACCTGCGCAGCGTGGCCAAGGAGGCCTGCGGCCGCGCCGGCATGTTCTACCTGGTGGAGACGGGCAAGGACCCTTTCTTTGCAAGAGTGAAG ACCTTGCTGAAGAAAGACGGCCGCGTGGAGATCGAACCTCGGAGCTTCTGCGAAGCGAAACGCAGCCCGGACGCTGACAGGCTGCTCGTCGTCATCAGGAACGAGGACATTGCCTCGCACATCCACAAC GTCCCGTGCTTGCTGACGCTAAAGCACTGTCCGAACGTGGCGTTCGCCGGAGTGGACAGCCCCGAAGACGTAACGGGTCGCACGTACCAGGAGCTGTTTCATACCGGCGGCTTCGTGGTGTCGGACGGCGAGGTGCTGGAAACGGTGACGCTGG GCCAGCTGAAAGAGGTGGCGAAGGTGCTGGAGAAGCTGAACAGAAGCGGGAGGTGGAAGTGGCTCCTTCACTACAAGGAGAGCAAGAAGCTCAGAGAAGATGTCAG GGTGGACGCCCGCAAGAAGCACTTAATCCTCAAGTCGTGCCAAGGAGCCGGTCTCGTCGAGGTGCTGCACTACCACGCCTGCGACGCCGGGTCGTCCCCCAGATCCGAGTGCGTCAGGTGCTTGTTGAACCTGCAGGTGCAGCACGCCAGCGCCCGCTTCGCCGTGTATCTCACAG AGAAGcccggcagcagcagggaggtccTTGAAAGCAAAGGAATCCTCGTGGCCGACGTCGCGACCTTCCTGGGGACGGTGCAGAAAGCGGCTGCCCCGTTTAGAAGAAGCTACTG GTGA